CACCACCGTGCCGGACCGCCAGTCCACGCTTTCCAGCTGGTCGGCCAGGATGATCCCGGTTGCCGGGAGCCCTGCGGGGATCGCGACTTCGAACGGATACCCCTTCTCCTCGTCGGTAATCGGGCTGAAGAGGGCGAGGCCGGCCCGGCGGTTATAAGCCTCGGGCGAAACCGTGACGGCGGGCCGCCCGGAAGGCAGGTAGGTACCCTTCCCCGACCTGGAGTAGATCCACACGATCTCGCCCCGAACCGGTACGTAGCTTGATGAAGCCATTATTCGTCTCCTTGTATCTCGCCTTCAGCCGTGGCTGCCGATGCTGATTCTGCCGTGCAGGTTGCGTTTCGAGATGCCCGGCAGCAGGTCGGGAAGTTTGAACCGGGTCCGTTCCAGCGGGACGAGGGTCAATTCCTTGCCCCGGAGCACGAGTACCACCGGCGAATCGTCCCGGACGCCCATCTGGACGGCGACCGGTTTCGGGATGCGCAGCGCCAGGCTGTTGCCCCATTTCTTCACGCGGGATTTCATGCGAGCCTCCTGTATAAATGATGTAGATGCCTCGTTTAGACACACCGCCGAAGGGCGTAACTCCCCTGGTTCGTTAATTGATTAGTCTAGGGATTTGCTGGAGTCTCGACTGATTAGAAAACAAAGTCAGTCGAAACGAAGGCAAATGGGCAGAAACAGAC
The genomic region above belongs to Gemmatimonadota bacterium and contains:
- a CDS encoding mRNA-degrading endonuclease, whose translation is MASSSYVPVRGEIVWIYSRSGKGTYLPSGRPAVTVSPEAYNRRAGLALFSPITDEEKGYPFEVAIPAGLPATGIILADQLESVDWRSGTVVRICTLPAEAMDDVLRKAAALLDEEDRS
- a CDS encoding AbrB/MazE/SpoVT family DNA-binding domain-containing protein translates to MKSRVKKWGNSLALRIPKPVAVQMGVRDDSPVVLVLRGKELTLVPLERTRFKLPDLLPGISKRNLHGRISIGSHG